In the Oligoflexus sp. genome, AACCTTGGCAACCTTCTGGGCCGCTTTGAAAAACTGCGGACTGCCAGCGATGGCAAGAGCAACATCGCATCGGTGACCCTGGTCAAGGGTTCCACTGCGAAATGCGACGTGAACAACGGCGACGTCAAGGTGAAGTTTTCCGCGGAATTCGGCGTGAAGCGCATCTATCAGCCGAGCCCCACGACCCTTGGACTTGAATTCTACGGTCTGGAAGCCAGCGCGAAGAAAGCCCTCGGCATCGGCATCAAGCTGAAGCGCGTGGAACTGAGCGCCGACAAGATCACCATCCTCGATGTGCCCATCATCGGCAAAGTCGATGTGAAGCTCGATGACATCGGCGGCGGTCCCGATTCGCCCACGACCATCGTCTGCGGCGCCTGATTAGCGAAGCCGGAAGGCCGGAAATTGAGCCAGATTCAATTCCGGCGGCAAGGCTTGACCCTGACGTTGATAGAACGCGCGTTCGCCTATGAAACGGTGAATGCGCGTGACCTCGCCTAAAAGTTCGAGCGATTCGCGGACGAGCAGAAGACTCGACATCGACGCCGGCACCACATCCTGATTATTGCTTTCACAGGAAAAACTCAAAAGACTGGCGGGCAGACTCATGCCTTTGATCTTCTGCAGCACCGCGGATGCAAGCTGATGCAGACCCTTGACGTGATTGCCGGGCTCCTGGGTGCTCAGGTTTTCGGGCAGTCCATGATTGGTTTCCGGCGTGACCGTCAGCAGTATTTGCCGATCCATCATATCGGCAAGACGGACGATCGCATTCTGCATCAGCTCGGCAGCGCTGGCGAGAGCTGCGGTATAAAAAAGTCCGCCGTGCCAAATGCCATCCTCGCGCACGATGGGATTATCGGCGAGCTTCAAAGCCTCCCTTTGAATTTTTTCACCGGCGAAGTGGAGGTTGTCTTCAATATCCAAAAAAATCTGCGGCGCGCAGCGAATCGAATAGCGTTCCTGCAGAACCGAAGGTTTTTTCGCGTGACCGCTTCGCTTCTGCTCCAGCTCCTTCTGCCAGTCCCGCACCTGATCGAACCATTGCTGCTGCACCACGGAAAACTGATTGCCCGTCTGCCAGCCCGCATGAGCGTGACCCTGCCGCTGCCAGCCGAGGCCTTCCGCATGCAAAAGCCAGCCATAGCCAGCCGCTTTTTTAAGACCCATCAGATCATGCCAGATCTCGACAGCCAGAGAGGCCATCATTGCGTTGGTGTTCACCAGGGCCAGCACGTCACGCGGACCCTCGGGTTTATGGTCAGTGAAAAGAGGCGCCACGGCATGCGCCATGGGAATCAGGTCGCCGCTGGCACCCAGGCTGCCAAGGCTTGGCACAGAGGGTAAAGACGGCGCATCGGCGAGCTGCAGAAGTTTTTGAAAGGTCCTAGGATGCAGCCCGGAAAAACCCAGACCCATTTTATGGGCCTGCAGACGCAAAGCCCGGCGTACCACGCGCTCTGGAAGAGCCGGACCCACACCGACGCACAGGTAAAGGAGGAGAGCCTTCTGATGCGTTTGCCAGTCTTCGAGAGGAACACGGGTGGAAAGATTATGGCCGAAGTGCGTGTGAAGACCATAGACCGTGGCCTCGCCACTTTCAATCAGCTGCAGCAGGCGATCATGCGCGGTTTTCACCCGGTCCGCAGCGTCATCATCCAGAGTCCAACCCGTCTTTGCCTCACCCAAGGCCAAAAGATCTGCCAATCCGGTCTGATGATGCAGGTGAAGCGGCATGATGGTCTCCCTCTATCCATTTGCATAAAACGGATAGCTTAGGCGGGAAAAGAGGGAGATGACAAGGCCTCTTAACGCAGACTCTGCAGATGCGTAGCCACCAGGATCGGCAGCTGGTCAAGGTTGTAGCCGCCTTCGAGGCAGCTGACGATGCGACCCTCGCAGTGCGCATCCGCAGCGTCCTGAATCCAGCGGGTCATGATTTCATAATCCTCGACCTCAAGGCCCAGGGATCCAATCGGATCGTCCTTATGCGCATCGAAGCCCGCGCTGATCAGAATCAGCTGCGGCCTGCACTGTTCCACGCTGGCTTCCAGGCCTTTTTTGAATTGATCGCGATAACTCGGGCGCGAGGTTCCAAACTCCACCGGAATATTCCGCGTCGTGCCAAGGCCGGCGCCGGTTCCCGTTTCCGATCCATGGCCGGTGCCCGGATAAAAAGGATAACGATGGATGCTGAGGAAATGCACGGCGGGATCCGCATAGAAAATATCCTGCGTGCCGTTGCCGTGATGCACATCGAAGTCCACGATCAGAACGCGATCGAGATGATGCACATCGCGGGCGTAATGAGCCGCGATCGCGATGTTGTTGAACACGCAAAAACCCATGCTCTGGGTCGGCGTCGCATGATGTCCGGGCGGGCGAATCAAACAGAAAGTCGTCTTGTCCACGCCGGTCAGAACGCGATCAACAGCCGCCACAGCGGAGCCCGCTGCATGCATGGCGACCTGAAAGGAGTCAGGGCTGACGAAGGTATCAGGATCGAGGTGACCGCCACCGGACGCGCAGAGTTCCCGGGCGCGTTCCAGGACGTTTTCGGTGTGCGTGCGGCGAATCCAATCGTCATTGGCCGCAGCGATCCGCGCCTTCGGCAGGCGGGAGAACCAGGGCACGCTTTCGAGATAACGTGCGGTGTTTTGAACGCGTTCCGGACATTCGGGATGATAGCCCGTGCGGTGTTTTTCGAAGAGGGGATCTGAGATCACGCAAACCATCGGCCGTCAACCTCCCGTAACTTTCAAGAAGCACGCATTCTCGCAAAACACTGCCGGCTTGTAAAGCGCGGACCGCTCGCCTTTTATCAAAAAAGAGGCTGTATCCCCGTTCCATTCAGGGCTTTGCCGGGTCCGCTTCCCGCGCTTTTCCGCGCAAGCCCGTACAAGGCCCTCAACCGGTCGCGGAAAACTGCCGAAGACTCTTCCATAACCCCCTGAAAGAAGACGCCATGACCAAGAGCAAGGACCAAAACGAAGTCACTCTGCTTTCCCCGTTCGAAGCGGTATTTCGCGATGTGCTCGACTATTACAGCCAAACGCGCAGCCAGGTCTTCAAGCTGGAGAAATGGGAATACCAGGCCGTCTTTGATAACGTGATCAAATCACGCTTCGCCGGTGATGCGAAGAAGGCCCTGGATCGTCTGCGGCAGAGCTTCCATGATGCGCGGCTGCAGGAAAACAGCGAAGGCAAACGCTATCTGGGTGAATTGCGCGGCCTCATGTGGCAAGGCATGGATCAGATTTTCAGCCTGCTCGATGCCCATAAGAAGGATGATGGCGTTCTTTTGAAGGTGCGGGCCACTTTGCAGAAAGCTCTGGTTGCGCAGGATCTTCCCGCCGCGCGGCAGACCGTGAAGGATGTGCTCGCTGCCCTGGCCGAATTGGAAAAAACGCGGCAGGAGGATTATAGCGCGCTGCAGAACAGCTTTAAGAAGCAGATGGAAACCCTGCAGTCGGAACTCCAGACAGTGCAGAGCCAGCTGCAGTTGGATGGACTGACCCAGGTTTATAATCGCGCGACCTTCGATCAGCAGATTCGCAAGACCACGCAGTTTTCGTTTCTGACCGGACAGAAATCCTGCCTGATCATGCTCGATATCGATCACTTCAAGAAAATCAATGATAGCTATGGGCATCCTGCGGGCGATGCGGTGATCAGTAATTTCGCGCGGGCTCTCACGCAGTCCTTTCCACGGAAGACGGATTTCGTGGCTCGTTATGGTGGGGAAGAGTTCGCTGTCATCCTGCAGGGCACGGACCTCCATGAAACCAACGAGCTGGTCGCGAAGCTCCTGGGTCGGATCCGCGGCATGAAAATCAGTCACAATGATCAGGATATTGCCTTCACGGTGTCGGCGGGCGTCGCGCTCTATCAATCTGGAGAACCCATGGAACAGTGGTTAAAACGGGCAGATAAGGCTCTTTATGATGCCAAGCAGCAGGGCCGCGATCGTCTGATCCTGGCGGCCTGATTCCGCCTGTGCTAAGCTCCCTCGCTTGATACGAGGGAAACCCATGACGTCACGAAAAAAATACTGGCTTCGCTGCAGCCGCTGCCTGATGCGGCAGGAGCTCTGCCTTTGCGCGAATATTCCCGACATCCCACTCGGCACGAAATTGATTCTGGTGATGAACAAGCGCGAGATCAAGGTGCCGACCAACACCGGACGCCTTGCTTCACTCGCTCTTCCGAACAGCGTGATTCTAAGCCGCGGCGTTGAAGATCATCCCTATGACCTTGCCCAGCATCTGCCCCAGGATCGGCCTGGTATTTTGCTTTATCCCGCGGATGACGCCATACTCCTGACCCCCGAGTGGGTGGCCGAGCATGGGCCTTTTCATCTGGTTGTGCCGGATGGCAACTGGCGGCAGACGAGCAAGATGCGGCGGCGCGATTCGGTGATGGCCACGCTGCCTTGCGTGCGTTTGCCACCAGGGCCGCCCAGCGCCTATCGCGTGCGCAAGGAAACCAAAGCCGAAGGCCTTGCGACTATCGAAGCGATCGCCCGGACGCTCGGCATACTGGAAGGACCATCCGTGCAAAAAGCGCTTGAGGAGCTTCTCGACATCATGGTCACGCGCACGCTTGCCAGCCGAGGCCAGGGGAGCTGATCTGCATTGCGCTCGTGACGCTGCTGACCTACAATCAGCTTCAAGAGCAATCCCGAAACTTCATCGTTTTGTAAGAGCACTTTCACGAGGATTTGAAGATGAGATCAAAAGTGGGTTGGGTGTTATCCGTCTTGCCGAGTTTACTGCTGCTCTTCAGCGGCTTTAATAAAGTGATGGCGTCGGAGGAGGTGCTCAAAGGCCTCGATCACTTCGGAATCAACGCCGCGCATATCAAACCGCTGGGCTTTGTGGAGATCATCATCACGCTCCTCTTCCTGATTCCGCGCACGTCCTTGATCGGAGCCATCCTGATCACGGGCTGGATGGGTGGAGCGATCTTCACGCATCTGCGCGTCGGCGACAGTTTCTTCATGCAGATCATTATTCCTATCCTCGTATGGATTGGATTTGGTTTGCGCCACTATGATGAAATGCTGCCTTTGCTGGGCCTGCGGCGACCGATGCGATAAATTATGCAATTAGGGCCCCACAGGCGGCGGAAGGCAAATCGGTGTTTTCCCCTTAACAGGCGAAGATCACAGATCTATCCGCAAAAACCGCCTGTCGTGGGCCACTCGAATCGAAGATTTTCGCCCTACACACCTCGTTTTATCAATTATATCAATATATTATAATGAAGAACCCGGTCGGGACCTTGTCGCGCACTCAATTTTTTTGCGGTCGTCATGCGCCAAGTCATCGAAAAGATTGCGCAAGGTTTGTGGCCCTGAACTTGAATAAGACTCAAGCACAAGGGCTGACGAATTTCACATTCAGAGAAAGGAATGAGGCGCATGCGTATTATTACCCTGAGTTTGATCATGACCTGCGTAGCTTGTGCACAAGCACCCGTAATGAAACCCAAGGCCGCACAACCGGCGCAAACTGTACCGACCCCAGCTTCTGTTGAATCCACTCAGGATGCAACGACGGCTCAAAACGCTGCTGACGAACAGATTCAGGCTGATGACGTAGCCGCTGTGATGACAGCCAGCACGGGAACCCCTGTAGAGATGGACATGGTTTCCATGGAGCAGCAGGTTCAAGCCGCTTTCGCGCAAAGCAACCTCAGCCCTCAGCAAAGCGCTGCCATGAGTGAAAAATCCATGGCTCTGATCGCCGCTGCCAATGCCGGTGACCAGGCTGCCGTAACCAAACTGTCGAACGAACTCGTGAAGCAAGCCGTCGGCGGCAAGGGTCTCATCCCTTCCTTCGGCCTCGTGGATGTCGCTGGTATCGTCGCTGCCATCATGGACCTGATCGCGGCTGCAGCCAACGCTGATGTCGCCGGTATCGTGGATGCACTTATGGATCTTGTGGCCGCACTCGCATAAGCCTTGCGGTCTGCAACCTCTATTGACTGTTAGGGGGCTCCTTTGAAATGGGCCCCTTTTTCCATTCTGCCTTCCGGTAAGACCCGGGGCATGGCCTTTCGAAAACCCCTTTTCGCGCTTCCGCAAGCCTTCAATTCAAGTCTAAAAAACGCTGTATTTCCATAAGGTAATAAAGACTTTCTAGAGCCCGATCCGCCAAAGGCCGATAGTGTAGGGACCGCTTTGCACGCCCTGGAGGGGACCCATGCTTAAGCTTCAAACGACCGGAGCCGCCGTTATCATGCTGATGACCTTGGGCTGTTCCGAAGGCAAGTTCGAGGAAGGTACCGAATCGTCGAGCCTTCTGCCTCCGGCAACCGAGGATCTGACCGAGCAGATGGTGGAAACCGATGCAGTCGACATTCCCGTCGCCATCCCTGTCATGACGCAGAGCGAGGACGTGCCGACGACGACCACCGATGTGCAG is a window encoding:
- a CDS encoding DoxX family protein, with the translated sequence MRSKVGWVLSVLPSLLLLFSGFNKVMASEEVLKGLDHFGINAAHIKPLGFVEIIITLLFLIPRTSLIGAILITGWMGGAIFTHLRVGDSFFMQIIIPILVWIGFGLRHYDEMLPLLGLRRPMR
- a CDS encoding histone deacetylase yields the protein MVCVISDPLFEKHRTGYHPECPERVQNTARYLESVPWFSRLPKARIAAANDDWIRRTHTENVLERARELCASGGGHLDPDTFVSPDSFQVAMHAAGSAVAAVDRVLTGVDKTTFCLIRPPGHHATPTQSMGFCVFNNIAIAAHYARDVHHLDRVLIVDFDVHHGNGTQDIFYADPAVHFLSIHRYPFYPGTGHGSETGTGAGLGTTRNIPVEFGTSRPSYRDQFKKGLEASVEQCRPQLILISAGFDAHKDDPIGSLGLEVEDYEIMTRWIQDAADAHCEGRIVSCLEGGYNLDQLPILVATHLQSLR
- a CDS encoding tRNA-uridine aminocarboxypropyltransferase, with protein sequence MTSRKKYWLRCSRCLMRQELCLCANIPDIPLGTKLILVMNKREIKVPTNTGRLASLALPNSVILSRGVEDHPYDLAQHLPQDRPGILLYPADDAILLTPEWVAEHGPFHLVVPDGNWRQTSKMRRRDSVMATLPCVRLPPGPPSAYRVRKETKAEGLATIEAIARTLGILEGPSVQKALEELLDIMVTRTLASRGQGS
- a CDS encoding aromatic amino acid ammonia-lyase — its product is MPLHLHHQTGLADLLALGEAKTGWTLDDDAADRVKTAHDRLLQLIESGEATVYGLHTHFGHNLSTRVPLEDWQTHQKALLLYLCVGVGPALPERVVRRALRLQAHKMGLGFSGLHPRTFQKLLQLADAPSLPSVPSLGSLGASGDLIPMAHAVAPLFTDHKPEGPRDVLALVNTNAMMASLAVEIWHDLMGLKKAAGYGWLLHAEGLGWQRQGHAHAGWQTGNQFSVVQQQWFDQVRDWQKELEQKRSGHAKKPSVLQERYSIRCAPQIFLDIEDNLHFAGEKIQREALKLADNPIVREDGIWHGGLFYTAALASAAELMQNAIVRLADMMDRQILLTVTPETNHGLPENLSTQEPGNHVKGLHQLASAVLQKIKGMSLPASLLSFSCESNNQDVVPASMSSLLLVRESLELLGEVTRIHRFIGERAFYQRQGQALPPELNLAQFPAFRLR
- a CDS encoding GGDEF domain-containing protein, with product MTKSKDQNEVTLLSPFEAVFRDVLDYYSQTRSQVFKLEKWEYQAVFDNVIKSRFAGDAKKALDRLRQSFHDARLQENSEGKRYLGELRGLMWQGMDQIFSLLDAHKKDDGVLLKVRATLQKALVAQDLPAARQTVKDVLAALAELEKTRQEDYSALQNSFKKQMETLQSELQTVQSQLQLDGLTQVYNRATFDQQIRKTTQFSFLTGQKSCLIMLDIDHFKKINDSYGHPAGDAVISNFARALTQSFPRKTDFVARYGGEEFAVILQGTDLHETNELVAKLLGRIRGMKISHNDQDIAFTVSAGVALYQSGEPMEQWLKRADKALYDAKQQGRDRLILAA